The following proteins are co-located in the Acidobacteriota bacterium genome:
- a CDS encoding PKD domain-containing protein translates to MLPMTQKRRAAAYWLTGVAIVFVLAATMGAPGANAQTCGWTPDHTPSTLPPSLLWSGLRPADALGPPVSGNNLRDTTFFDRNAGYSAARPIWQSLDIENDWIFTGFNLGLQVWDANSNSAQPNKRASVDVSRNGTLPILFRDPHNYFLVHDVDAPTGNDDVVAMTGWDGMGLVVWDTSNKTSARVAYQDGGTSGNEKRGAEVYATKIGNTNYAFMAAWSFRGGLYVYDLDQALAVGPTVPCFESIDPDFSVRNCQDVYVRNLSENPLRHVDGAGDFVVFSGGVEPAARGFEIWDAENPAQATSVMTGLTNLRVHGVAMWRVDTKYYLALTTRFPDEGRIYDVSCIRNGPCSLPSQPLFSFPITGYRASTVGTVTYSSSNGRPYVYFGRRSGSNIDVLQGEWLFDVSNPSSPAEVLGGNPNTGNSGQPTTVVEGDTLGYWSWYYACSPEGSNHLEPRVGKFSGEFFYRAGSSIFDIHRLGEVNPTITVLRSGAEERYVGDTVSFSATAANCTPTPGGWQWNTSGGTIIGSATNSSVQVQWSNPGTKSVSATNSSCDDNPTINPATVNIVEAEPNIGSVTANVNNALVCQDVTFTANNVTGRPPLNYSWSVLDAQGADINATLSVSTDGTMATWDTATDQPAAGTYRARLQVSNNDGSDTAQSGNVAISTPPQLGFTGPPTFNVDFGTVTFDAMSQGAAEWRWNFGDGTPPVWSSDPVTGPNPVHDYQTEGTYSVSVEIRNCIETTPLTSQSVDVTIDDVSPLEIVSFRAVCPFGQCFFLTTDNITFNTTILGDPSQYQYDWDGDGDVDQTSPTPVGTHRYTTPGFYRPVLKIVRGSRMDSFTHAAEIQVTTPTTSNPRLVITGPTSGDVGDSLTFRATAIDCTANASGYSWTTSGGSGSSTSESITVSWATAGTKTLRVTNSGCGSAADTHTVIVREEGGGGGGGGGGGGDLQARFVFTPANPAAGQEVTFNAASSGGNPEDYFWTFGDGSTADGRVVTHTFENAGTFPVQLEVSRTDSSCTFNLCTDITTISVPVGTGGSGACSQDSDTLCLLDGRFDLEVRWRNQRNGDEGTGKVFPFASDETGMFWFFGPNNVELIIKMIDGRSATGAFWVFYGGLSDVEYWLTVTDTETEESVEYHNLPGTICGQADTGALPDEPDGVSETIRFAPLAQSSGGVPGFSDSAVTPVIAAGASGTCVPTGTNLCLLDGRFSVEVDWVNQRVEDDAGDGMPVVGTDETGYFWFFGPDNIELVVKMIDAVSLENRFWVLWGGLSDLQYFIRITDTVSGAEWEYENEAFNFCGGADTTAFDGP, encoded by the coding sequence ATGCTGCCCATGACCCAAAAACGTCGCGCCGCCGCATACTGGCTGACCGGCGTTGCAATCGTATTTGTCCTAGCTGCCACCATGGGTGCGCCCGGTGCAAACGCGCAGACCTGCGGTTGGACTCCTGACCACACGCCTTCGACGCTGCCGCCCAGCCTGCTGTGGAGCGGGTTGCGACCGGCCGACGCTCTGGGTCCTCCGGTCTCCGGGAACAACCTTCGAGACACCACCTTTTTCGATCGCAATGCCGGCTACTCCGCCGCCAGGCCCATCTGGCAATCCCTCGACATCGAGAACGACTGGATCTTTACGGGATTCAACTTGGGCTTGCAAGTTTGGGACGCCAATTCGAACTCCGCGCAGCCCAATAAGCGGGCCTCAGTTGACGTCTCCCGGAACGGCACGCTCCCGATCCTGTTTCGCGATCCCCACAACTACTTCCTGGTGCACGATGTCGATGCCCCGACCGGCAACGACGACGTCGTTGCGATGACCGGGTGGGATGGCATGGGCCTTGTCGTCTGGGATACCAGCAACAAAACCAGTGCCCGAGTGGCCTACCAAGACGGTGGCACCTCTGGCAACGAGAAGAGGGGCGCCGAGGTCTATGCCACGAAGATTGGCAACACCAACTACGCCTTCATGGCCGCGTGGTCCTTCAGGGGCGGTTTGTACGTCTACGATTTGGATCAGGCCCTCGCCGTTGGACCGACCGTGCCCTGCTTTGAGAGCATCGATCCTGATTTTAGCGTCCGCAACTGCCAGGACGTGTACGTGAGAAACCTGAGCGAGAATCCCCTGCGTCACGTCGATGGCGCCGGCGACTTCGTGGTGTTTAGCGGAGGTGTCGAGCCTGCAGCCCGCGGATTCGAGATCTGGGATGCAGAGAATCCGGCTCAGGCGACTTCGGTGATGACCGGCCTGACCAACCTGCGCGTGCACGGTGTGGCCATGTGGCGGGTGGACACAAAGTACTACCTCGCGTTGACCACCCGTTTTCCGGACGAGGGCCGAATCTATGATGTGAGTTGTATCCGGAACGGCCCGTGCAGTCTTCCATCGCAGCCGCTTTTCAGCTTTCCGATCACCGGCTACAGAGCGTCGACGGTCGGTACGGTCACCTATTCCAGCAGCAACGGTCGCCCCTACGTCTACTTCGGCCGGCGTTCCGGTAGCAACATCGATGTGCTGCAAGGGGAGTGGTTATTCGACGTGTCGAATCCGAGCAGTCCGGCAGAGGTGCTTGGAGGGAATCCCAACACCGGCAACTCTGGGCAGCCCACCACCGTTGTCGAGGGCGACACCCTCGGCTACTGGAGTTGGTACTACGCTTGTTCTCCAGAGGGGAGCAATCACTTGGAGCCGCGGGTTGGCAAATTCTCCGGAGAGTTTTTCTACCGCGCCGGCTCGTCAATCTTCGACATCCACCGCCTCGGCGAGGTGAATCCGACCATCACGGTTCTGCGCAGCGGCGCCGAGGAGCGCTATGTCGGAGACACGGTGAGCTTCAGCGCCACCGCCGCCAACTGTACTCCCACGCCCGGCGGCTGGCAGTGGAACACCAGCGGCGGCACGATCATCGGCAGCGCCACCAATTCATCGGTGCAGGTGCAGTGGTCCAACCCCGGCACCAAGTCGGTGAGCGCTACCAACAGTTCCTGCGACGACAATCCCACGATCAATCCGGCGACGGTGAACATCGTCGAAGCGGAGCCGAATATCGGCAGCGTTACCGCCAACGTCAATAACGCGCTGGTTTGTCAGGACGTGACCTTTACCGCCAACAATGTGACCGGCCGGCCGCCGCTCAACTACTCCTGGAGCGTGCTCGATGCGCAGGGGGCGGACATCAACGCCACCCTGTCGGTCAGCACTGACGGTACGATGGCCACCTGGGATACGGCGACGGACCAGCCGGCGGCGGGCACTTACCGAGCCCGTCTTCAGGTATCGAACAACGACGGAAGCGATACCGCCCAGAGCGGCAACGTCGCGATTTCCACGCCGCCGCAGTTGGGCTTCACCGGCCCGCCGACTTTCAACGTCGACTTCGGAACGGTGACCTTCGACGCGATGAGCCAGGGCGCGGCGGAGTGGCGCTGGAACTTCGGCGACGGTACGCCACCGGTATGGAGTTCCGATCCGGTGACCGGCCCCAACCCGGTGCACGATTACCAGACCGAGGGTACTTACTCGGTGTCCGTCGAGATTCGCAACTGCATCGAGACGACGCCGCTCACCAGCCAGTCCGTCGACGTCACCATCGACGACGTCAGCCCGCTGGAGATTGTCAGTTTCCGGGCTGTGTGCCCCTTCGGTCAGTGTTTCTTCTTGACCACCGACAACATCACTTTCAATACGACCATCTTGGGTGATCCTTCTCAGTATCAGTACGACTGGGACGGCGATGGCGACGTCGATCAGACCTCGCCAACGCCGGTCGGCACGCACCGCTACACCACCCCGGGCTTCTACCGCCCGGTGCTGAAGATTGTTCGCGGCTCACGCATGGACAGCTTCACCCATGCCGCCGAGATCCAGGTGACGACCCCCACGACCTCCAATCCAAGGCTCGTGATCACCGGGCCCACCTCCGGCGATGTCGGAGATTCACTGACCTTCCGTGCCACGGCGATCGACTGTACGGCGAATGCTTCCGGTTACTCCTGGACCACCAGTGGAGGTTCCGGCTCGAGCACCTCGGAGTCGATCACCGTTTCCTGGGCGACCGCCGGTACCAAGACCCTGCGGGTGACCAACAGCGGTTGCGGTTCCGCCGCCGACACCCATACCGTGATCGTGCGGGAAGAAGGCGGCGGTGGTGGCGGCGGAGGCGGGGGCGGCGGTGACCTGCAGGCGAGGTTTGTCTTCACCCCGGCCAATCCGGCTGCCGGTCAGGAGGTCACCTTCAACGCCGCCTCGTCCGGCGGCAACCCGGAGGATTACTTCTGGACCTTCGGCGACGGTTCCACGGCCGATGGCCGGGTGGTGACCCATACTTTCGAGAACGCCGGTACTTTCCCGGTGCAGCTCGAGGTGAGCCGCACGGACTCGTCCTGCACCTTCAACCTGTGCACCGACATCACCACCATCTCGGTGCCCGTCGGCACCGGTGGCAGTGGAGCCTGTAGCCAGGATTCCGATACGCTGTGCCTGTTGGACGGCCGCTTCGACCTCGAGGTGCGTTGGCGCAATCAGCGAAACGGCGACGAAGGTACCGGCAAGGTGTTCCCCTTCGCTTCGGACGAAACGGGCATGTTCTGGTTCTTCGGGCCGAACAACGTCGAGCTGATCATCAAGATGATCGACGGCCGCTCGGCGACCGGCGCCTTCTGGGTGTTCTACGGCGGCCTGAGCGACGTGGAGTACTGGCTGACGGTGACCGACACCGAAACCGAGGAGTCCGTTGAGTATCACAATCTGCCAGGCACCATTTGCGGCCAGGCGGACACCGGCGCTCTGCCGGATGAACCCGATGGCGTCAGTGAGACCATTCGTTTCGCTCCACTCGCTCAGAGCAGCGGCGGCGTTCCAGGCTTTTCGGATTCGGCCGTCACTCCGGTGATCGCGGCGGGGGCATCGGGCACCTGCGTTCCGACGGGTACCAACCTGTGCCTGCTGGACGGTCGCTTCTCGGTGGAAGTGGACTGGGTCAACCAGCGGGTGGAAGACGATGCCGGTGATGGCATGCCGGTCGTCGGGACCGACGAAACGGGCTACTTCTGGTTCTTCGGCCCGGACAACATCGAGCTGGTCGTCAAAATGATCGACGCGGTGAGTCTGGAGAACCGATTCTGGGTGCTGTGGGGCGGCCTGTCCGACCTGCAATACTTCATCCGCATCACCGATACGGTGAGCGGAGCGGAATGGGAGTACGAGAACGAGGCCTTCAACTTCTGCGGTGGGGCAGACACCACCGCCTTCGACGGCCCGTAG
- a CDS encoding glycosyltransferase family 2 protein, whose protein sequence is MSLVAVAFRSAAELPVAVESFRAETLAAGATAEVVVVDHSENPAEHDRLGVARPDVLVARPNRGYAAGLNAGIERATGEVLFLANPDLRFLEGSVGALLAALGDGADLVGPQFELSGFSFAPAEPQTVLAERRKARAGKSPSAWFRALRREVARCRRVWEAEGPVAVPQLSGALIACRPETARAIGPWDEDFFLYFEETDWIDRASRAGYTVRIAPGARVEHRWGHAAAPAESGEIYARSRQRYFERRGPLGRRAARWRFGSVPFALAELPALRQREVGDAWWLASPAPLGMPAGGLRSSEAPFEPLSALHRACPEPMDLVITAVATADNTVAGAWLSRSPGSA, encoded by the coding sequence GTGTCCCTCGTCGCCGTGGCCTTTCGCTCTGCGGCGGAGCTACCGGTGGCGGTCGAGTCCTTCCGAGCCGAGACGCTAGCGGCCGGCGCCACGGCGGAAGTGGTGGTGGTCGACCATTCCGAAAACCCGGCGGAGCACGATCGCCTGGGAGTCGCACGGCCAGATGTGCTCGTCGCCCGGCCCAATCGCGGCTACGCGGCGGGCCTCAACGCCGGCATCGAGCGCGCCACCGGCGAGGTGCTGTTCCTCGCCAATCCGGACCTGCGATTCCTGGAGGGTTCCGTCGGCGCGCTGCTGGCGGCCCTCGGCGACGGCGCGGATCTGGTGGGACCGCAGTTCGAGCTGTCCGGCTTTAGCTTCGCCCCGGCGGAACCCCAAACGGTGCTGGCGGAGCGTCGCAAAGCGCGCGCCGGCAAGAGTCCCAGCGCTTGGTTTCGAGCGCTACGCCGGGAAGTTGCCCGCTGCCGTCGGGTCTGGGAGGCCGAAGGGCCGGTGGCCGTGCCGCAGCTCTCCGGCGCCCTCATCGCTTGCCGCCCGGAGACGGCGCGGGCGATCGGCCCCTGGGATGAAGACTTCTTTCTCTATTTCGAGGAGACGGACTGGATCGACCGGGCGTCGCGGGCCGGGTACACCGTGAGGATCGCCCCGGGGGCCCGCGTCGAGCACCGCTGGGGGCACGCGGCGGCACCGGCAGAGTCTGGCGAGATCTACGCCAGGTCCCGGCAGCGCTACTTCGAGCGTCGTGGTCCTTTGGGTCGTCGGGCGGCCCGCTGGCGCTTCGGTTCGGTGCCCTTCGCGTTGGCCGAACTGCCCGCCTTGCGGCAGCGCGAAGTGGGGGATGCCTGGTGGCTCGCCTCGCCAGCTCCCCTCGGCATGCCGGCGGGCGGACTGCGGTCCTCGGAGGCGCCTTTCGAACCGCTGAGTGCCCTTCACCGCGCCTGTCCGGAGCCGATGGATCTGGTGATCACGGCCGTGGCCACGGCTGACAACACGGTGGCCGGCGCGTGGCTCTCGCGGTCGCCGGGCAGCGCATAG
- a CDS encoding radical SAM protein has product MTAALVQIAGGGVRTAPVRPLIRNPYLHIGPEKVYNPLTDRLLEAGMPAFDALWSILRGERTAADLKLEERLALSSGGWLIAEGEDLSKRFLLKYVSLEAHTVCNQSCYFCPVSVDPREAHFMPTELYQRILGELSAFKETIEAVFMISYNEPTADRRFVDQVGMIRAVGLPPATLTNGSGLTPVRVDQLLSIGGLRFLSINISTLDRERYKKDRGADHLGKVLKNLDYVKDKPLAEQMDIVVLGTGDEVHQKDFEDLSERFAGSRFEVKHFVVNDRAGYLTIGMTGPSAEKNLCGCDYVGSRPLQHLHITPHAKCILCCQDYDETHIVGDLNESSVIEVLTGEPMAQARRRVYGLEKAPRDFICRDCRYSLVR; this is encoded by the coding sequence ATGACCGCTGCCTTGGTGCAGATCGCCGGCGGCGGTGTGAGAACCGCGCCGGTGCGGCCGCTGATCCGCAACCCGTACCTCCACATCGGTCCCGAGAAGGTCTACAATCCGCTGACGGATCGCCTGCTCGAAGCGGGCATGCCGGCCTTCGATGCCCTGTGGTCGATCCTGCGGGGAGAGCGGACGGCGGCGGATTTGAAGCTCGAAGAGCGGTTGGCCCTGTCTTCCGGCGGCTGGCTAATCGCCGAAGGGGAGGATCTGTCCAAGCGATTCCTGCTCAAGTACGTTTCCCTCGAAGCACATACAGTGTGCAACCAGTCCTGCTACTTTTGCCCCGTTTCGGTAGATCCCCGCGAGGCGCACTTTATGCCGACGGAACTCTACCAGCGGATCCTCGGCGAGCTCTCGGCGTTCAAAGAGACCATCGAAGCGGTCTTTATGATCAGCTACAACGAACCGACGGCGGACCGTCGCTTCGTCGATCAGGTCGGGATGATCCGCGCCGTGGGCCTGCCGCCGGCGACCCTTACCAACGGCAGCGGCCTGACCCCGGTTCGCGTCGATCAATTGCTTTCGATCGGCGGCCTGCGCTTCTTGTCGATCAATATTTCCACCCTCGACCGCGAGCGCTACAAGAAGGACCGCGGTGCCGACCACCTCGGCAAGGTGCTCAAGAACCTCGACTACGTCAAGGATAAACCGCTGGCGGAACAAATGGACATCGTGGTGCTGGGCACCGGCGACGAGGTGCATCAGAAGGACTTCGAAGACCTTTCCGAGCGCTTCGCCGGCAGCCGATTCGAGGTCAAACACTTCGTGGTCAACGACCGGGCCGGCTACCTGACTATCGGCATGACCGGACCGAGCGCCGAGAAGAACCTGTGCGGCTGCGACTACGTCGGGTCGCGGCCTCTGCAACACCTCCACATCACGCCTCACGCAAAGTGCATCCTGTGCTGCCAGGACTACGACGAAACCCACATCGTCGGCGACCTCAACGAGAGTTCGGTGATCGAGGTGCTCACCGGCGAGCCGATGGCTCAGGCCCGGCGCCGGGTGTACGGCCTGGAGAAGGCGCCTCGGGACTTCATCTGCCGCGACTGCCGCTACTCCCTTGTTCGGTGA
- a CDS encoding dolichyl-phosphate beta-glucosyltransferase, which translates to MSALLSVVIPAYNEAERLVPTLDRVVEYLSGRAGSWEILVVDDGSEDATAEVATGQSGVRVLRQPANAGKGAALRRGVEESLGARVLLCDADLSTPIEDLERLEPALDRGVDLAMGSRAVVGSDVAVRQPLYRELMGKTFNLFVRVFGVGGFRDTQCGFKLLKGKVARELFADLKTDGFAFDVELVWLARRRGYRIAEVGVRWANSEDSRVDPIFDSARMLRDILRMRWRHRG; encoded by the coding sequence ATGTCTGCCCTTTTGTCCGTGGTCATTCCGGCCTACAACGAGGCCGAACGCCTGGTCCCCACCCTCGACCGGGTGGTGGAGTATCTGTCCGGGCGAGCCGGTAGTTGGGAGATTTTGGTGGTCGACGACGGTAGCGAAGACGCCACCGCCGAAGTCGCCACGGGGCAGTCCGGCGTGCGGGTTTTGCGGCAGCCGGCGAACGCCGGCAAGGGGGCTGCCCTGCGGCGCGGAGTGGAGGAGAGTCTCGGCGCTCGGGTGCTGCTTTGTGATGCGGACCTGTCGACGCCGATCGAGGATCTGGAACGCCTGGAACCGGCCCTCGACCGAGGGGTCGACTTGGCGATGGGCAGCCGAGCCGTCGTCGGCTCGGACGTCGCCGTCCGCCAACCCCTCTACCGCGAGTTGATGGGCAAGACCTTCAACCTGTTCGTACGCGTCTTCGGGGTGGGTGGCTTTCGCGACACGCAGTGCGGTTTCAAGCTGCTCAAGGGCAAGGTGGCGCGAGAGCTCTTCGCCGACCTCAAGACCGACGGTTTCGCCTTTGACGTGGAGCTGGTATGGCTCGCTCGGCGACGTGGCTATCGGATCGCGGAAGTCGGTGTGCGCTGGGCCAACTCCGAGGATTCCCGGGTGGATCCTATCTTCGACTCCGCGCGTATGTTGCGGGACATCCTACGCATGCGCTGGCGCCATCGCGGGTAG
- a CDS encoding ABC transporter ATP-binding protein, giving the protein MQVRAMLANEPVVLAEGLAKSYRVFSSPWERLREALTRRRRHREFLALEGVDFQLARGEGLALVGENGAGKSTLLKILAGITSPTHGRYRVNGRIASILELGSGFHPEFSGRQNIVLNAALLGLSEAEVADKMDTIIAFSELGGFIDQPVKTYSTGMAMRLGFSIATQVEPEILIIDEALSVGDGYFQKKCIDRLQSFVGGGGTLLFCSHAMYYVTAFCNRALWLKEGRVEALGAVDSVVREYENYLVAKAASSSEEEGEGVAPMARHAAGPGPARITAVEISGASSDVGKEPASSHRVLGDALDIAVEWASSEADRAYHLGIGINRRDGIEVCALGTLGDGLPAFSGRHEYRAILRLPEIPFVKGEFMLYVFLLDELGLHVYDQKLVKPAFTVEAPEYRFGLVDIAHHWETSPVIPAAVGARR; this is encoded by the coding sequence GTGCAGGTCCGTGCCATGCTCGCCAACGAACCCGTCGTCCTCGCCGAAGGACTCGCCAAAAGCTACCGGGTCTTTTCGTCGCCTTGGGAGCGCCTGCGCGAAGCGCTGACCCGCCGGCGTCGGCATCGCGAATTCCTCGCTCTCGAGGGGGTGGACTTTCAGCTCGCCCGGGGTGAAGGTCTGGCCTTGGTGGGTGAGAACGGCGCCGGCAAGAGCACCCTGCTGAAGATCCTCGCCGGCATCACTTCGCCGACCCACGGTCGCTACCGCGTCAATGGCCGCATCGCATCGATTCTGGAACTGGGCAGCGGTTTCCATCCGGAGTTTTCGGGTCGCCAGAACATCGTCTTGAATGCTGCTCTGCTCGGCCTTTCGGAGGCGGAAGTGGCCGACAAGATGGACACCATCATCGCCTTTTCGGAGCTTGGTGGGTTCATCGACCAGCCGGTCAAGACCTACTCGACGGGCATGGCCATGCGCTTGGGATTTTCCATCGCGACTCAGGTGGAGCCGGAGATTCTGATCATCGACGAGGCCCTGTCGGTGGGTGACGGCTATTTCCAGAAGAAGTGCATCGATCGTCTGCAAAGCTTCGTCGGGGGTGGCGGAACATTGCTTTTCTGTTCCCACGCCATGTACTACGTCACCGCCTTCTGCAATCGGGCGCTATGGCTCAAGGAGGGGCGCGTCGAGGCCCTCGGTGCAGTGGATTCGGTAGTTCGGGAGTACGAGAACTATCTGGTCGCCAAAGCCGCGTCGTCGAGCGAGGAAGAGGGGGAAGGGGTTGCCCCGATGGCCCGGCATGCAGCAGGGCCGGGTCCCGCCCGCATCACCGCGGTGGAGATCTCCGGCGCTTCCTCGGACGTCGGCAAGGAACCAGCTTCGAGCCATCGGGTGCTGGGCGACGCTCTCGATATCGCGGTGGAGTGGGCATCTTCTGAAGCCGACCGGGCGTACCACCTGGGAATCGGCATCAACCGGAGAGACGGTATCGAAGTTTGCGCTCTCGGCACCTTGGGCGACGGTTTACCGGCCTTTTCCGGCCGGCACGAGTATCGAGCGATCCTCCGGCTGCCGGAGATTCCGTTCGTGAAGGGTGAATTCATGCTCTATGTTTTCCTGCTCGATGAGCTGGGTTTACATGTTTACGACCAGAAGCTCGTCAAGCCGGCGTTCACCGTCGAAGCGCCGGAGTACCGCTTCGGCCTAGTCGATATCGCCCATCACTGGGAGACCTCGCCGGTGATTCCGGCGGCCGTGGGGGCGCGCCGATGA
- a CDS encoding glycosyltransferase family 4 protein, with protein MTSSHLAVNYLLDDVPLFGGVKVVLRQADLLTRRGHRVTVISRGSPPDWYDLEADFLSLPDLAPAACPPADVTVGTYWTTLEPAVKAAGSGQAAHYCQGFEALYSHNVAEHSAIRRAYAQPLPAMVVSEHLAELLRRQFDRPAQSVPQPLESTWAPRPEFHPGNPPRILVMSPWEIDWKGVRTALQAVLRLRSEGFPCRLVRLSQWPLPPEERALLPPDEEWCGVAPSQVPAIVRGCDLLLAPSWEAEGFGLPVLEAMASGVPVVASDIDCFRGYAGAAAELVPARDAAAFSAAARNLLAHPENWRRGRRAGLEVARLYSEERAADGAEATLEWIASGRWHSEVPSRATPPKADP; from the coding sequence GTGACGTCATCGCATCTCGCGGTCAACTATCTGCTCGATGACGTACCCCTCTTCGGCGGGGTCAAGGTGGTGCTGCGGCAGGCGGATCTGCTGACCCGCCGCGGACATCGGGTCACCGTCATCAGCCGCGGCAGCCCACCGGACTGGTACGACCTCGAAGCCGACTTCTTGAGCCTGCCGGATCTCGCACCGGCAGCGTGCCCGCCGGCGGACGTCACCGTCGGCACCTACTGGACCACCCTCGAACCGGCGGTGAAAGCCGCTGGCTCTGGCCAAGCGGCGCACTACTGCCAGGGCTTCGAGGCCCTCTACAGCCACAACGTCGCCGAGCACTCGGCGATCCGCCGGGCCTATGCTCAGCCGCTGCCGGCGATGGTCGTCTCCGAACATTTAGCGGAGCTGCTGCGTCGGCAATTCGACCGTCCGGCCCAATCGGTGCCGCAGCCCCTCGAATCGACCTGGGCACCGCGCCCGGAGTTTCACCCCGGCAACCCGCCGCGCATTCTGGTGATGTCCCCCTGGGAGATCGACTGGAAAGGAGTGCGCACCGCCCTCCAAGCGGTGCTGCGGCTGCGTTCCGAGGGTTTCCCCTGCCGTCTCGTGCGCCTCTCCCAGTGGCCCTTGCCGCCGGAGGAACGAGCCCTTCTGCCGCCCGACGAGGAATGGTGCGGGGTGGCGCCATCGCAGGTGCCGGCTATCGTTCGCGGCTGTGATCTGCTGCTGGCACCCTCCTGGGAGGCGGAAGGCTTCGGCCTGCCGGTGCTCGAAGCGATGGCCTCCGGAGTGCCGGTGGTCGCTTCGGATATCGACTGCTTCCGGGGCTATGCCGGGGCCGCTGCGGAGTTGGTGCCGGCGCGCGATGCGGCAGCCTTCTCCGCCGCCGCGCGCAATTTGCTCGCCCATCCCGAGAACTGGCGGCGTGGCCGCCGGGCCGGTCTCGAAGTCGCCCGGCTCTACTCCGAGGAACGCGCCGCCGATGGCGCCGAGGCGACCCTGGAGTGGATCGCATCGGGCCGCTGGCATAGCGAGGTTCCTTCTCGCGCGACGCCGCCGAAGGCCGATCCTTGA